ACATCCGACTACTGGTACAACATTGGAATACTTAATTAAGCAAAATGCAATTGCAGCACTTGTTTTAAATGCAAGTGGAGATAAAACTCTTCTTGTAAAACAGTATAGACCTGGAATAGCTGGAGAGATGTATGAAATTCCTGCTGGTTTAATTGAAAATGGTGAGAGTGAGATAAATACTCTCTATAGAGAGATTGAAGAGGAGACTGGATATCTTCCAGATAGTTATAATATCCTTTATACCCCTAAAAAACCTTTAACTGTCTCTCCTGGATATACTCAAGAGAAACTATATATCTATATTATCCAATTAAAAGATGACTCAATCCTTCCAGAGGCTTTAAAATTAGATGAAGGTGAGGATTTGGTTGGAGAGTGGTTCTCTCTAGAAGAGGTTGAAGATATTTCTCAAGATATGAAAACAATATTTGCTCTATCTCTTTATAGAAATCTAAGATAAAAAAACAAAGAAGTTGATCTATCAGTTCACCTGTAAATCAACTTCTTTTTACTCTATGGATCAACGTATTCCCTCTAAAAGATATTTCCCATACTCACTTTTAGGCTTGGAGAAAAACTCCTCTACCTCTGTTATCTCCTGTATCTCTCCCTTGTAAAGTACCATAACTCTATCTGAAATATTATAAACCACTCCCAAA
The Fusobacterium sp. SYSU M8D902 genome window above contains:
- a CDS encoding NUDIX hydrolase yields the protein MNTEDLKFLKIAVEKHPTTGTTLEYLIKQNAIAALVLNASGDKTLLVKQYRPGIAGEMYEIPAGLIENGESEINTLYREIEEETGYLPDSYNILYTPKKPLTVSPGYTQEKLYIYIIQLKDDSILPEALKLDEGEDLVGEWFSLEEVEDISQDMKTIFALSLYRNLR